The Gloeocapsopsis sp. IPPAS B-1203 region TATCTTTTGCTCAATCTGTCGCGCTTCGTATATCCCTTCTGCGGCTTCAATTGAGGCTTGATCAATAGCGCTATCCACCGCACCTGCAATCACTTCACGCAACTCTTTGTTGTTAAGGTACGTTCCTTTGCCTGATGGACGTGTATTAAGATCTTTAATTTCCCTAAGACTGTTGCGAATCGATATATCCCAAGACTTGGTAGTACGCTGCTCAACTTGTTGTTTAATCAGGTGCAGCAGTAAAACTTTAGCATAAGAACGAACGTTTCTAGCAACGCCTTTTTTTCCCATTTCTTCCAAGTCTTCAACCAAAGCATAAGCACCTTCAATATCTTTATGAATAAGAAGTTCTTTGAGTTCTAATAATTCTTCCATATCGTCTTATTTCGGGTTGTGCTTTTGTTGGTGCAAAAATTACCTTAAAAGGGTGAGTCCTACCCACCCTTAATAATCTATCCCATCAGAATAACGGTATCAATGACGTGAATAACGCCATTATCAGCTTCAATATCGGGCGCAATTACCGTAGCATTTTTCACCTCAAACCCATCACAACAATCAATCTTAATCGGTGAACCTTCAACAGAAGTCACCGAATCAACTTTGGCTAAATCAGCCTTCATCAGCTTACCTGAAACAACGTGAAACGTCAGAATCCTAGTTAATTGAGGAATATTCTGTACCAATGTTTGCACTGTACCAGGTGGAAGTTTCGCAAAAGCGTCATCATTCGGTGCAAAAACCGTAAAAGGGCCAGGACTTTTGAGCGTTTCTACTAAACCAACCGCTTGTACAGCTGCTACTAAGGTATTAAACGAACCTGCACTTACCGCAATATCAACAATGTCTGCCATGAACTTACCTTGTTCAGAACTATT contains the following coding sequences:
- a CDS encoding DUF29 family protein, producing MEELLELKELLIHKDIEGAYALVEDLEEMGKKGVARNVRSYAKVLLLHLIKQQVEQRTTKSWDISIRNSLREIKDLNTRPSGKGTYLNNKELREVIAGAVDSAIDQASIEAAEGIYEARQIEQKIDRNELVKRAIAMIHR
- a CDS encoding fasciclin domain-containing protein, encoding MADIVDIAVSAGSFNTLVAAVQAVGLVETLKSPGPFTVFAPNDDAFAKLPPGTVQTLVQNIPQLTRILTFHVVSGKLMKADLAKVDSVTSVEGSPIKIDCCDGFEVKNATVIAPDIEADNGVIHVIDTVILMG